The following are encoded together in the Desulfobacterales bacterium genome:
- a CDS encoding DMT family transporter: MIPKNANSGPRVHPYFALISGVIAVSTGAIFARLAEAPALVIAAYRVGLAAMILSPLAFWKVREEICHLSRKDVGLSIISGTFLALHFATWISSLDHTSVANSVVLVNTNPIWVALMTPVITGERMNRASFFSIAISVAGVGIIGAGDIVTGNSALWGDFLALMGSVCAAIYLLLGRRLRQKLSLLAYIFVCYSSAAAILWLVVLLMQLPVSGFSTSTWAAFGAMALFTQLVGHTSYNWALRWVSTGLIAVSLLGEPIGSTLLAYVIFDEGLTWMKVIGGVLILAAIYLTAINEKVN; this comes from the coding sequence ATGATTCCAAAAAACGCAAATTCAGGGCCCCGGGTCCACCCCTATTTTGCGCTCATCAGCGGCGTCATTGCAGTCTCAACCGGTGCGATCTTCGCGCGTTTGGCAGAGGCGCCGGCCCTTGTGATAGCCGCTTATCGGGTCGGACTGGCGGCCATGATCCTGTCGCCCCTGGCCTTTTGGAAAGTCAGAGAGGAGATCTGTCATCTCTCCAGAAAGGATGTCGGCCTGTCAATTATCTCCGGTACTTTTCTCGCGCTTCATTTTGCAACATGGATTTCATCCCTCGATCATACATCGGTGGCCAATAGTGTCGTTCTGGTGAATACCAATCCCATCTGGGTCGCATTAATGACACCCGTGATCACCGGAGAACGGATGAACCGGGCGTCTTTTTTCAGCATCGCTATCAGCGTGGCGGGGGTCGGTATCATTGGGGCCGGTGATATTGTCACCGGGAATTCCGCCCTGTGGGGAGATTTTCTGGCGCTCATGGGCAGTGTCTGCGCCGCGATCTATTTGCTGCTGGGGAGAAGACTTCGCCAAAAACTGTCCCTGCTTGCGTATATATTCGTCTGTTATAGCAGCGCTGCTGCTATCCTGTGGCTCGTTGTCCTGCTGATGCAGCTGCCGGTCAGCGGGTTCAGCACTTCAACCTGGGCGGCCTTTGGTGCGATGGCGCTTTTTACGCAGCTGGTGGGTCACACCAGTTATAACTGGGCACTGAGATGGGTCAGCACCGGTCTGATTGCCGTCAGCCTGCTGGGTGAACCCATCGGGAGCACCCTCCTGGCTTATGTTATATTTGATGAGGGCCTGACCTGGATGAAAGTGATCGGCGGCGTGTTGATTTTAGCAGCCATATACCTGACCGCGATCAATGAAAAAGTAAATTGA
- a CDS encoding GspE/PulE family protein encodes MAITMLQEANSTDDRQLKSEVAYRKKLQQICNDIYAAKNLDEILIDLKDEITSLFESERITVYVVDGIKRELVSRFKSGDEIGEIRIPIASSSIAGNSAYKQKLINIKNVYDTKELASIDPELKFDGSWDKKTGFKTKQVLAFPIIFKKYLLGVIQLINRSDGGSFTKLDEEAVQELAKILGIALYNQKRMAKAKATKFDYLLENHILTQKELDSAIGDARRAKESVESLLIKEYKIAKQDIGKSLSKFYNVPFVEFNKTMPIPGELLASLKIPFLRKNIWVPLRTEDGKVVIAVDNPHDLQKIDVIKSLFPGKGLSFFVALRSDILDFIKLFTHDEKELAAIDDILSQLQSEAEEIEDAESSLDEQDSAVVQLVNKIIIDAHARNASDIHIEPYPGKQSTQVRIRIDGACSVYQTIPFSYKNAVVSRIKIMSDLDIAERRKPQDGKIKFKKYGGKDIELRVATIPTQGGMEDIVMRILAAGEPIPLDKMGFSKMNYDNFISVITQPYGIVFVCGPTGSGKTTTLHSALGYINKTETKIWTAEDPVEITQAGLRQVQVRPKIGFDFAAAMRAFLRADPDVIMVGEMRDKETTHIGIEASLTGHLVFSTLHTNSAPESITRLLDMGMDPFNFADAILCILAQRLVRTLCKKCKKAYHPSKEEYDELVREYGKEDFEKNLNIPYNDDFTINRTEGCDACHNTGYAGRMGLHELLMGTDEMKKLIQEKAKMEDLRGQAIKDGMRTLKQDGIDKIFGGFCDLLQVRKVCIK; translated from the coding sequence ATGGCGATTACCATGTTGCAAGAAGCAAATTCAACGGACGATCGACAACTTAAATCCGAGGTTGCGTATCGAAAAAAACTGCAGCAGATCTGCAATGATATTTATGCTGCTAAAAACCTGGATGAAATTTTAATCGATCTGAAAGATGAAATTACATCCCTCTTTGAGTCCGAAAGAATAACGGTTTATGTTGTCGACGGGATCAAAAGGGAACTGGTTTCACGTTTTAAGTCCGGAGATGAGATTGGTGAGATACGGATTCCGATTGCATCCAGCAGTATTGCGGGGAACTCGGCGTATAAACAGAAACTGATCAATATCAAAAATGTTTATGACACCAAGGAACTGGCATCCATTGACCCGGAACTGAAATTCGACGGGAGCTGGGATAAAAAAACCGGATTTAAAACCAAGCAGGTGCTGGCGTTTCCAATCATCTTCAAAAAGTATTTGCTGGGGGTCATCCAGCTTATCAACCGGTCTGACGGCGGTTCATTTACCAAGCTGGACGAAGAAGCCGTCCAGGAGCTGGCCAAAATTCTGGGCATTGCGCTGTATAACCAGAAACGCATGGCCAAAGCCAAAGCTACTAAATTTGATTACCTGCTTGAAAATCACATCCTGACCCAAAAGGAACTGGATTCGGCCATCGGGGATGCCCGGAGGGCAAAAGAGTCGGTGGAATCTCTTTTAATCAAGGAGTATAAAATAGCCAAGCAGGATATCGGCAAATCGTTGAGCAAGTTTTATAATGTTCCCTTTGTGGAATTTAACAAGACCATGCCGATTCCCGGGGAGCTGCTGGCCAGTTTGAAAATTCCTTTTTTACGCAAAAATATTTGGGTGCCGTTGCGCACCGAGGACGGAAAAGTCGTCATTGCGGTGGACAATCCCCATGATCTCCAGAAAATTGATGTGATTAAATCTCTCTTTCCCGGCAAAGGCTTATCTTTTTTCGTGGCCCTGCGATCCGACATCCTTGACTTTATCAAACTTTTTACCCACGACGAAAAAGAACTGGCGGCAATTGACGACATCCTGTCTCAGCTTCAGTCGGAAGCCGAGGAAATTGAAGATGCGGAATCTTCCCTGGATGAACAGGACAGCGCCGTTGTTCAGCTGGTCAACAAGATTATTATAGATGCCCACGCACGCAATGCTTCTGACATTCATATTGAACCTTACCCGGGAAAACAGAGCACACAGGTTCGCATCCGGATCGACGGCGCCTGCTCGGTCTATCAGACCATCCCGTTCAGTTATAAAAACGCGGTGGTATCCCGTATTAAAATCATGTCCGATCTGGACATTGCCGAGCGCCGCAAACCCCAGGACGGTAAGATTAAATTCAAGAAATACGGCGGAAAGGACATTGAACTGCGGGTGGCCACGATTCCGACCCAGGGCGGCATGGAGGATATCGTCATGCGAATCCTTGCTGCCGGCGAACCGATTCCGCTGGATAAAATGGGCTTTTCCAAAATGAACTACGATAACTTCATCAGTGTGATTACACAACCCTATGGGATCGTTTTTGTCTGCGGGCCCACCGGATCCGGAAAAACCACAACACTCCATTCCGCTTTGGGGTATATCAACAAGACCGAGACCAAGATCTGGACAGCCGAAGATCCGGTTGAAATCACCCAGGCGGGATTGCGGCAGGTGCAGGTGCGGCCGAAAATCGGGTTTGATTTTGCCGCGGCCATGCGGGCGTTTCTGCGGGCCGACCCCGATGTCATCATGGTGGGTGAAATGCGCGACAAGGAAACCACCCATATCGGCATCGAAGCCTCTCTAACCGGTCACCTCGTTTTTTCAACCCTGCATACCAACAGCGCACCGGAAAGCATAACCCGCCTGCTGGACATGGGCATGGATCCCTTTAATTTTGCCGATGCGATTCTGTGCATTCTGGCCCAGCGCCTGGTGCGGACCCTGTGTAAAAAGTGCAAAAAAGCGTACCATCCCTCCAAGGAAGAATACGACGAGCTGGTCCGGGAGTATGGCAAAGAGGATTTCGAAAAGAATCTGAATATCCCCTATAACGATGATTTTACTATTAACCGGACGGAAGGATGTGACGCGTGCCACAATACCGGATATGCCGGGCGAATGGGACTGCACGAGCTCTTGATGGGCACCGATGAAATGAAGAAACTGATCCAGGAAAAAGCGAAAATGGAAGATCTGCGCGGCCAGGCCATCAAAGACGGCATGCGGACCCTGAAACAGGACGGAATTGATAAAATATTCGGCGGTTTCTGCGACCTGCTGCAGGTGCGCAAGGTTTGTATAAAATAG
- a CDS encoding LapA family protein — protein MSKIKAFFWIVLVGFILIVFFSNLDFFLQPQPINLNFIVKNYSLPALPTAILFLFFFAAGVLVAYLSNLPERFRLRKTIKNLKTTIDSHDKEIERIRTRPKPPEVNSTPENP, from the coding sequence ATGAGTAAAATTAAAGCATTTTTTTGGATTGTCCTTGTCGGTTTCATACTGATTGTTTTCTTTTCGAATCTTGATTTCTTTTTGCAGCCCCAGCCCATCAACCTGAACTTTATCGTAAAAAATTATTCGTTGCCGGCATTGCCCACCGCCATCCTCTTTCTATTCTTTTTCGCGGCGGGAGTCCTGGTCGCCTATTTGTCCAATCTGCCGGAACGATTTCGACTTCGCAAAACCATCAAAAATCTTAAAACAACCATTGATTCCCATGATAAAGAGATCGAAAGGATAAGAACAAGACCGAAACCCCCGGAAGTGAATTCAACTCCCGAAAATCCTTAA
- a CDS encoding HIT domain-containing protein, translated as METMWAPWRMEYIQGRKDEGCIFCKAISEQDELTLYKGSTTLVVMNKYPYINGHMLVAPNRHLSSLEQLSRSEKGDLLQTVDQSIAVLKTVMHPDGFNVGLNLGKVAGAGVEAHLHFHIVPRWFGDTNAFTVFAEVRVIPEHLMSTYNNLKPYFEKINATI; from the coding sequence ATGGAAACCATGTGGGCTCCCTGGCGGATGGAATATATCCAAGGACGCAAGGATGAAGGTTGCATATTTTGCAAGGCCATCTCCGAACAGGATGAACTGACCCTTTACAAAGGCAGCACCACTCTGGTGGTGATGAATAAATATCCATACATTAACGGGCATATGCTGGTGGCCCCGAACCGTCATCTTTCCAGTCTTGAACAGCTCAGCAGAAGTGAAAAGGGCGATCTGCTCCAAACCGTGGATCAATCCATTGCTGTTTTAAAAACAGTTATGCATCCGGATGGGTTCAATGTGGGGCTGAATCTGGGAAAAGTGGCCGGGGCCGGGGTGGAAGCGCATCTGCATTTCCATATCGTCCCCCGGTGGTTCGGAGATACCAATGCGTTTACTGTTTTTGCTGAGGTTCGCGTCATCCCGGAGCATCTGATGTCCACCTATAACAATTTAAAGCCATACTTTGAGAAAATAAACGCAACCATCTAA
- a CDS encoding enoyl-CoA hydratase-related protein, translating to MTYQHILFEMNEAIATITFNRPKALNALNGELLDELSHALDEIAQKEAIKVLILTGAGDKAFVAGADITELATFNSLEAKLFSKKGHDTFNRLQALPIPVIAAVNGYALGGGSEVALACDFIYASENAMFGLPEITLGLMPGFGGTQRLPRLIGKNMAKEMIFTGKMISAGEAVQIGMVNKICPKESLMDEVLKTAKMIALTGKVSLRAAKETIDNGMNVDLASGCTMEMDGFALCMASADSKEGTRAFLEKRKPDFKGGLSK from the coding sequence ATGACATATCAACATATTCTATTTGAAATGAATGAAGCAATTGCCACCATCACATTTAACCGGCCCAAGGCCCTGAACGCCCTGAACGGCGAATTATTGGATGAGTTGTCCCACGCACTGGATGAAATTGCGCAAAAGGAGGCGATAAAAGTTCTGATCCTCACAGGAGCCGGGGACAAAGCGTTTGTTGCGGGCGCGGATATAACCGAACTGGCAACCTTTAATTCCCTGGAAGCCAAACTGTTCTCCAAAAAAGGCCACGATACGTTTAACAGACTCCAGGCGCTGCCGATTCCCGTGATTGCAGCCGTCAATGGCTATGCCCTGGGCGGCGGCAGCGAGGTTGCGCTCGCCTGTGATTTTATTTATGCTTCGGAAAATGCGATGTTTGGTCTGCCCGAGATCACCCTGGGCCTGATGCCCGGGTTCGGCGGCACCCAGCGGCTCCCCAGGCTGATCGGTAAAAATATGGCAAAGGAGATGATATTTACCGGCAAAATGATTTCTGCTGGTGAAGCCGTTCAAATCGGAATGGTGAATAAAATCTGTCCGAAAGAATCCTTAATGGATGAAGTACTTAAAACAGCAAAAATGATCGCATTAACAGGGAAAGTCTCCCTTCGGGCAGCCAAAGAGACAATTGACAACGGCATGAATGTCGACCTTGCTTCCGGTTGCACCATGGAAATGGATGGGTTTGCACTCTGCATGGCCAGCGCGGATTCCAAAGAAGGAACCCGTGCGTTTCTTGAAAAACGAAAGCCTGATTTCAAGGGCGGGCTGAGCAAATAA
- a CDS encoding EamA family transporter, translated as MPEVDSGQAPIHTATLLWLLLLVILWAANAVGVMILFFFCGAVVFENFDIHAVKLDAWLSLAFQSLAISVFSFMSWQYLIVRHNSASISVFFFATPLFGMLLGILLLKEAFDLGLIIACTLVGFGIYIVNRK; from the coding sequence ATGCCGGAGGTCGATTCAGGCCAGGCCCCCATTCATACCGCCACCCTGCTCTGGCTGCTGCTGCTGGTCATTTTGTGGGCGGCTAATGCGGTAGGGGTCATGATCCTTTTTTTCTTTTGCGGGGCCGTGGTATTTGAAAATTTCGATATCCATGCGGTAAAACTTGATGCATGGCTTTCGCTGGCTTTTCAATCTCTGGCCATCAGCGTGTTCAGCTTCATGTCCTGGCAATATCTGATTGTTCGGCATAATTCCGCCAGCATATCGGTATTCTTTTTTGCCACACCCCTGTTCGGGATGCTCCTCGGGATCCTGCTGCTGAAGGAGGCCTTCGATCTGGGTTTGATTATCGCCTGTACGTTGGTGGGCTTCGGGATTTACATCGTCAACCGAAAATAA
- the mutS gene encoding DNA mismatch repair protein MutS, which translates to MNPSKITPMIQQYLSIKEDYADTLLFYRMGDFYEMFFEDAQVAAKALEITLTSRNKKDNQPIPMCGVPVRSVQGYIARLLESGFKVAICDQVEDPAVSKGLVKREVVRVVTPGMIVENELLDEKTNNYVLSITREEQTVGISYIDISTGVFRVTESGDASAMVDEALRISPREVLLPESSQTDPFFTVLLKAFSEKSITFLNDAIFEYGRSRQRLLDQFRTISLEGFGCESIKAGIQAAGAIVYYIGDTQKKQIEHISRIETYSLNNYLFVDELSCQNLELIKNIRSGTRKGTLIAEIDRTLTAMGGRLLKNWVRYPLMNLDEIQSRLDAVQEIKENVRVRRSLQDPLGSVYDLERLSSKITLGHCNARDLLALQRSLHLLPLLTSDLAELTAELFQFDVQLDDLYRLADLIEQAILEDAPPVINEGGIIKMGFNSELDELMTISRDGKSFLAKLEAKEKQSTGINSLKVRYNKVFGYYIEVPKSQAKSVPLHYVRKQTLVNAERYITDELKTFEAKVLGAEERRASLEYEIFNEIRAEVVKNNKEIQIVAQFLARTDCLMGLAEVADQNNYTRPRFNADGAIFIEEGRHPVVEKMISAERFVPNSIRLDNTENQILIITGPNMAGKSTVLRQVALLVIMSQMGSFVPALTASMSIVDRIFTRVGALDNLSQGQSTFMVEMQETANILNNGSGRSLVIMDEIGRGTSTFDGLSIAWAVAEYLHDLHGVGVKTLFATHYHELTDLAQVKPRVKNFNIAVKEWNDEIIFLRKLVEGGTNRSYGIQVARLAGIPAQVIVRAKKILANIEKGEHNLNGSPIFAGNETSLNLKTNRQLDLFRKPEHVIVEKLQKLDLSKMTPLDAMISLNELQEKAKTVV; encoded by the coding sequence ATGAATCCATCTAAAATCACACCCATGATTCAGCAATATCTTTCCATCAAAGAGGATTACGCCGATACGCTCCTGTTTTACCGGATGGGTGATTTTTACGAAATGTTTTTTGAGGACGCACAAGTCGCTGCAAAAGCACTTGAAATCACGTTGACCTCCCGGAACAAGAAAGATAATCAACCGATTCCCATGTGCGGTGTGCCGGTCCGGTCTGTTCAGGGATATATTGCCCGATTACTGGAAAGCGGCTTCAAGGTTGCCATATGTGACCAGGTGGAAGATCCGGCGGTTTCCAAGGGGTTGGTCAAGCGTGAAGTGGTCCGGGTCGTTACGCCGGGGATGATCGTCGAAAACGAGCTATTAGATGAAAAAACAAATAATTATGTTTTGTCAATCACCCGGGAGGAACAAACAGTCGGTATTTCCTACATAGATATATCTACCGGCGTTTTCCGGGTGACCGAGTCGGGGGATGCCTCCGCCATGGTGGACGAGGCCCTGCGAATATCCCCGCGGGAAGTATTGCTGCCGGAATCGTCGCAAACCGATCCTTTTTTCACGGTTTTGCTCAAGGCTTTTTCGGAGAAATCCATCACTTTTTTAAATGATGCGATCTTTGAATATGGTCGGAGCCGCCAGCGGCTATTGGACCAATTCAGAACCATATCGCTGGAGGGATTCGGCTGTGAGTCCATTAAAGCCGGCATTCAGGCTGCCGGCGCAATTGTTTATTATATCGGAGACACCCAAAAAAAACAGATTGAACATATTTCCCGAATTGAAACCTATTCATTGAACAACTATCTGTTTGTTGATGAATTAAGCTGTCAAAATCTGGAACTGATAAAGAATATCAGATCCGGGACCAGAAAAGGGACGCTGATCGCGGAAATCGACCGGACATTGACGGCCATGGGAGGGCGTCTGCTGAAAAACTGGGTGCGATATCCCCTGATGAACCTGGACGAGATTCAGAGCAGGCTTGATGCCGTTCAGGAGATAAAAGAAAATGTGAGGGTGCGGCGCTCCCTGCAGGACCCCCTCGGATCGGTTTATGATCTGGAACGGCTTTCAAGCAAAATTACGCTGGGACATTGTAACGCAAGGGATTTACTGGCACTGCAACGTTCGCTCCACCTGCTTCCGCTGCTGACCAGTGATTTAGCGGAATTAACCGCCGAACTGTTTCAATTTGACGTTCAGTTGGATGATCTTTATCGACTGGCGGATCTTATCGAACAGGCCATCCTGGAAGATGCCCCGCCGGTTATCAATGAAGGCGGCATCATCAAAATGGGGTTTAACAGCGAACTGGACGAATTGATGACCATCAGCCGTGACGGCAAAAGCTTTCTGGCCAAACTTGAGGCTAAAGAAAAGCAGTCCACCGGCATCAATTCCTTAAAAGTCCGATACAACAAGGTCTTCGGTTATTATATCGAGGTGCCTAAATCCCAGGCCAAGTCGGTTCCCCTGCATTATGTTCGCAAACAGACGCTTGTTAATGCGGAGCGATATATTACCGATGAGTTGAAAACATTTGAGGCCAAGGTATTGGGCGCCGAAGAACGCAGGGCTTCCCTGGAATATGAAATCTTCAATGAAATCAGGGCTGAAGTTGTAAAAAATAATAAAGAAATCCAGATAGTCGCACAATTTTTAGCCCGGACCGACTGCTTGATGGGTTTGGCGGAAGTGGCGGATCAAAACAATTACACCCGTCCCCGATTTAATGCCGACGGCGCCATTTTTATTGAAGAAGGGCGTCATCCGGTAGTGGAAAAAATGATCAGCGCAGAGCGGTTTGTGCCCAATTCGATCCGGCTGGACAACACCGAAAATCAGATCTTGATCATCACCGGGCCCAATATGGCCGGCAAGTCGACGGTGCTCAGGCAGGTCGCCCTGCTGGTCATTATGTCCCAGATGGGGTCGTTTGTCCCGGCCCTGACCGCCTCGATGTCTATTGTGGACAGAATTTTTACACGGGTTGGCGCTCTGGATAATCTTTCCCAGGGACAGAGCACGTTTATGGTGGAAATGCAGGAAACCGCCAATATTCTGAACAATGGGTCGGGCCGAAGCCTTGTCATTATGGATGAAATCGGACGGGGCACCAGCACCTTTGACGGTTTAAGCATCGCCTGGGCGGTTGCCGAATACCTGCATGACCTCCATGGCGTCGGGGTAAAAACCCTGTTTGCCACCCACTATCACGAATTGACGGATCTGGCCCAGGTGAAGCCAAGGGTAAAAAATTTCAACATTGCCGTAAAGGAATGGAACGACGAGATAATTTTCCTGCGAAAGCTGGTGGAAGGGGGAACCAATCGCAGCTACGGCATCCAGGTGGCAAGGCTTGCGGGGATACCGGCACAGGTTATTGTGCGCGCCAAGAAAATTCTTGCGAACATTGAAAAGGGCGAACACAATTTAAATGGATCCCCTATTTTTGCCGGCAACGAAACATCGCTAAACCTAAAAACAAACCGACAACTCGATTTGTTTCGCAAACCGGAACATGTTATCGTTGAAAAACTTCAAAAACTGGACCTGTCGAAAATGACACCGCTGGATGCCATGATTTCCTTGAATGAACTTCAGGAAAAAGCCAAAACGGTTGTCTGA
- a CDS encoding N-acetylmuramoyl-L-alanine amidase, whose protein sequence is MLNRKSVITLYVLIGLILFLKPATASSLTAREQFFKAETCYKNLRHNPVKMKYRENWLGCVEAFESAYREDANGPWAAAALFKTGELYQELYRYSFKTSDIKEALDIFERVSKRFPRSSYKPKAEAKIREIDRAGPKPAPLQPKAETGKQFAGAESCYDNLRRNPAKMKYRENWLRCIDAFEAAYKENPNAPRAAAVLFRIGELYQELYKRSFRSSDKAEAVDIFQRVIKQFPDSEYKVLAEQNLGKTPAKGDTPVLGNTVETASVPPAAPKDDIAAVIEKLKETTNAGTDIIAPSEDGKATVTNLRFWSNPNYTRIVIDADTESTYTHRLLNEDPSIQKPQRLYIDLDNSKLGKDTSKVVPINDNLLSDARAGQYTLDTVRVVVDIKSFKTYKIFSLKNPFRIVVDIWGEGEPAAVAEKGPAQTAVKDQKIPVSALAKQLALGVRRIVIDPGHGGRDYGAPGYLRGVHEKHVVLDIAKKLAEKIRKELGCEVVMTRTGDHDLTLEERTAIANTENADLFISIHTNSVRDRRAYGIETYFLNLATDDEAIRVAAMENATSTKNISDLQTILNDLMHNAKVNESSRLAVHVQEALYSHMKTNYSSIKNKGVKQAPFYVLLGAQMPSILIETSFISNSRECKRLTDPKYQDHLIDAIVKGIRIYIKETNPTAYGDPSGTRKARG, encoded by the coding sequence ATGCTAAATAGAAAATCTGTCATAACCCTGTATGTACTTATTGGTCTGATTCTTTTTCTGAAGCCCGCGACCGCCTCTTCACTGACAGCAAGGGAGCAGTTTTTCAAAGCTGAAACCTGCTATAAGAACCTTCGACACAACCCGGTCAAGATGAAGTACCGGGAGAACTGGCTGGGGTGTGTGGAAGCGTTTGAATCCGCTTACCGGGAGGATGCCAATGGTCCCTGGGCGGCCGCAGCACTATTTAAAACCGGGGAGCTTTACCAGGAACTGTATCGGTATTCGTTTAAAACGTCGGATATCAAAGAAGCCCTGGACATATTTGAGCGGGTCAGCAAACGCTTCCCCAGAAGCAGCTACAAGCCCAAAGCGGAAGCGAAGATCCGCGAAATAGACCGGGCGGGACCGAAGCCGGCCCCGTTGCAGCCAAAAGCTGAAACCGGAAAACAGTTTGCCGGAGCCGAATCCTGTTATGACAATTTACGGCGCAACCCCGCCAAAATGAAATACCGGGAAAACTGGTTGCGTTGCATCGATGCGTTTGAGGCTGCCTACAAGGAAAATCCCAACGCCCCCCGGGCCGCGGCCGTGCTTTTTAGAATCGGGGAGTTGTATCAGGAGCTATACAAGCGTTCGTTCCGGTCTTCAGACAAGGCAGAGGCTGTTGACATCTTCCAGCGCGTCATCAAACAGTTTCCCGACAGCGAATACAAGGTCCTGGCCGAACAAAATCTTGGCAAGACCCCCGCGAAAGGAGATACTCCGGTTCTTGGGAACACGGTCGAGACGGCATCCGTTCCGCCGGCCGCGCCCAAGGATGATATCGCTGCAGTCATTGAAAAGTTGAAAGAAACCACGAATGCCGGCACGGATATTATCGCCCCATCCGAAGACGGTAAAGCCACGGTGACAAACCTGCGCTTCTGGTCCAATCCCAATTATACCCGAATCGTCATTGACGCCGACACTGAATCAACTTATACCCACCGGCTTCTCAATGAAGATCCCAGCATCCAAAAGCCCCAGCGGTTATATATCGATCTGGACAACAGCAAGCTGGGCAAAGATACTTCTAAGGTTGTTCCCATCAATGACAACCTTTTAAGTGATGCCCGCGCCGGTCAGTATACTTTGGATACGGTCCGGGTCGTTGTGGACATCAAATCGTTTAAGACCTACAAGATCTTTTCCCTTAAAAACCCTTTCCGGATTGTCGTGGACATATGGGGGGAGGGTGAACCTGCCGCCGTTGCGGAAAAGGGGCCTGCCCAGACGGCTGTCAAAGACCAAAAGATTCCCGTCAGCGCCCTGGCGAAACAACTGGCGCTGGGCGTTCGCCGAATCGTCATCGATCCGGGCCATGGCGGCCGGGATTACGGTGCACCCGGATATCTGAGAGGGGTTCATGAAAAACATGTGGTGCTGGATATCGCTAAAAAACTGGCTGAAAAAATAAGGAAAGAGCTGGGGTGCGAAGTGGTGATGACCCGCACTGGAGATCACGATCTCACACTTGAAGAACGCACGGCAATTGCCAATACCGAAAATGCGGACCTGTTTATATCCATTCATACCAATTCGGTCAGGGACCGAAGGGCCTATGGCATCGAGACGTATTTTTTAAATCTGGCGACGGACGACGAAGCCATTCGCGTGGCCGCAATGGAAAACGCCACTTCCACAAAAAACATCAGTGATCTGCAGACCATACTGAACGACCTGATGCACAATGCCAAGGTAAATGAATCCAGCCGGCTGGCGGTTCACGTCCAGGAAGCCCTTTACAGCCACATGAAAACAAACTACAGCAGCATCAAAAACAAAGGGGTGAAACAGGCGCCGTTTTACGTCCTGCTGGGCGCCCAGATGCCCTCTATTTTGATCGAAACCTCGTTTATCAGCAACTCCAGGGAATGCAAGCGCTTAACCGATCCCAAATACCAGGACCACCTGATCGACGCGATCGTAAAAGGGATCCGCATCTACATTAAAGAAACAAATCCCACTGCCTATGGCGACCCTTCAGGCACCCGTAAGGCCAGGGGATAA